A window of the Tachysurus fulvidraco isolate hzauxx_2018 chromosome 6, HZAU_PFXX_2.0, whole genome shotgun sequence genome harbors these coding sequences:
- the LOC113640952 gene encoding uncharacterized protein LOC113640952 isoform X3 has protein sequence MKPCMAFIQTRNWHLVHCVTVFLLICGDCTKAFEINTQNQMNRNVSKGENVILHCDGNRTSKSEDIGWRKDKILLFNYSPVINQTVISYTSDRMYVDPQNPRKLQISDVQPSDAGLYSCFPFDKEWILMVTDGNSTQPLKLNTEVFTLTSVTGAVAIGLIIFCTVCIHSFSYRKWKKKVNITPHGGGMNNNQSTNYIERLNSVYGQYHI, from the exons atGAAACCTTGTATGGCATTTATTCAAACCAGGAATTGGCATCTTGTacattgtgtcactgtgtttCTTCTAATATGTGGAG ATTGTACCAAGGCATTTGAGATCAATACTCAAAACCAGATgaacagaaatgtttcaaaGGGAGAGAATGTTATTTTACACTGTGATGGAAATCGGACTAGTAAATCTGAAGATATTGGCTGGCGTAAAGACAAGATTCTTCTTTTTAACTACAGCCCAGTAATAAACCAAACTGTGATCAGCTACACATCAGACAGGATGTATGTTGACCCACAAAATCCAAGAAAACTACAGATATCTGATGTACAGCCTTCAGATGCAGGATTATACTCATGTTTTCCATTTGACAAGGAGTGGATATTGATGGTAACAGATG GTAACTCAACACAACCATTAAAGCTAAACACCGAAGTCTTCACACTCACCTCAGTTACAGGAGCTGTTGCAATTGGTCTCATCATcttctgtactgtgtgtattcaCAG TTTTTCATAcaggaaatggaaaaagaaagtgAACATCACT CCACATGGAGGAGGAATGAACAACAATCAGAGCACCAACTATATTGAGAGACTTAACTCAGTTTATGGACAATATCATATCTGA
- the LOC113640952 gene encoding uncharacterized protein LOC113640952 isoform X4: MKPCMAFIQTRNWHLVHCVTVFLLICGDCTKAFEINTQNQMNRNVSKGENVILHCDGNRTSKSEDIGWRKDKILLFNYSPVINQTVISYTSDRMYVDPQNPRKLQISDVQPSDAGLYSCFPFDKEWILMVTDGNSTQPLKLNTEVFTLTSVTGAVAIGLIIFCTVCIHRKWKKKVNITPHGGGMNNNQSTNYIERLNSVYGQYHI, from the exons atGAAACCTTGTATGGCATTTATTCAAACCAGGAATTGGCATCTTGTacattgtgtcactgtgtttCTTCTAATATGTGGAG ATTGTACCAAGGCATTTGAGATCAATACTCAAAACCAGATgaacagaaatgtttcaaaGGGAGAGAATGTTATTTTACACTGTGATGGAAATCGGACTAGTAAATCTGAAGATATTGGCTGGCGTAAAGACAAGATTCTTCTTTTTAACTACAGCCCAGTAATAAACCAAACTGTGATCAGCTACACATCAGACAGGATGTATGTTGACCCACAAAATCCAAGAAAACTACAGATATCTGATGTACAGCCTTCAGATGCAGGATTATACTCATGTTTTCCATTTGACAAGGAGTGGATATTGATGGTAACAGATG GTAACTCAACACAACCATTAAAGCTAAACACCGAAGTCTTCACACTCACCTCAGTTACAGGAGCTGTTGCAATTGGTCTCATCATcttctgtactgtgtgtattcaCAG gaaatggaaaaagaaagtgAACATCACT CCACATGGAGGAGGAATGAACAACAATCAGAGCACCAACTATATTGAGAGACTTAACTCAGTTTATGGACAATATCATATCTGA
- the LOC113640952 gene encoding uncharacterized protein LOC113640952 isoform X1, translating to MKPCMAFIQTRNWHLVHCVTVFLLICGDCTKAFEINTQNQMNRNVSKGENVILHCDGNRTSKSEDIGWRKDKILLFNYSPVINQTVISYTSDRMYVDPQNPRKLQISDVQPSDAGLYSCFPFDKEWILMVTDGNSKGNSTQPLKLNTEVFTLTSVTGAVAIGLIIFCTVCIHSFSYRKWKKKVNITPHGGGMNNNQSTNYIERLNSVYGQYHI from the exons atGAAACCTTGTATGGCATTTATTCAAACCAGGAATTGGCATCTTGTacattgtgtcactgtgtttCTTCTAATATGTGGAG ATTGTACCAAGGCATTTGAGATCAATACTCAAAACCAGATgaacagaaatgtttcaaaGGGAGAGAATGTTATTTTACACTGTGATGGAAATCGGACTAGTAAATCTGAAGATATTGGCTGGCGTAAAGACAAGATTCTTCTTTTTAACTACAGCCCAGTAATAAACCAAACTGTGATCAGCTACACATCAGACAGGATGTATGTTGACCCACAAAATCCAAGAAAACTACAGATATCTGATGTACAGCCTTCAGATGCAGGATTATACTCATGTTTTCCATTTGACAAGGAGTGGATATTGATGGTAACAGATGGTAATTCAAAAG GTAACTCAACACAACCATTAAAGCTAAACACCGAAGTCTTCACACTCACCTCAGTTACAGGAGCTGTTGCAATTGGTCTCATCATcttctgtactgtgtgtattcaCAG TTTTTCATAcaggaaatggaaaaagaaagtgAACATCACT CCACATGGAGGAGGAATGAACAACAATCAGAGCACCAACTATATTGAGAGACTTAACTCAGTTTATGGACAATATCATATCTGA
- the LOC113640952 gene encoding uncharacterized protein LOC113640952 isoform X2 produces MKPCMAFIQTRNWHLVHCVTVFLLICGDCTKAFEINTQNQMNRNVSKGENVILHCDGNRTSKSEDIGWRKDKILLFNYSPVINQTVISYTSDRMYVDPQNPRKLQISDVQPSDAGLYSCFPFDKEWILMVTDGNSKGNSTQPLKLNTEVFTLTSVTGAVAIGLIIFCTVCIHRKWKKKVNITPHGGGMNNNQSTNYIERLNSVYGQYHI; encoded by the exons atGAAACCTTGTATGGCATTTATTCAAACCAGGAATTGGCATCTTGTacattgtgtcactgtgtttCTTCTAATATGTGGAG ATTGTACCAAGGCATTTGAGATCAATACTCAAAACCAGATgaacagaaatgtttcaaaGGGAGAGAATGTTATTTTACACTGTGATGGAAATCGGACTAGTAAATCTGAAGATATTGGCTGGCGTAAAGACAAGATTCTTCTTTTTAACTACAGCCCAGTAATAAACCAAACTGTGATCAGCTACACATCAGACAGGATGTATGTTGACCCACAAAATCCAAGAAAACTACAGATATCTGATGTACAGCCTTCAGATGCAGGATTATACTCATGTTTTCCATTTGACAAGGAGTGGATATTGATGGTAACAGATGGTAATTCAAAAG GTAACTCAACACAACCATTAAAGCTAAACACCGAAGTCTTCACACTCACCTCAGTTACAGGAGCTGTTGCAATTGGTCTCATCATcttctgtactgtgtgtattcaCAG gaaatggaaaaagaaagtgAACATCACT CCACATGGAGGAGGAATGAACAACAATCAGAGCACCAACTATATTGAGAGACTTAACTCAGTTTATGGACAATATCATATCTGA
- the LOC113640954 gene encoding uncharacterized protein LOC113640954 isoform X1 gives MQHLVFIMFWLSCADCTKPFEHNTQNQMNRNVSKGENVILHCDGNRTSKSEDIGWRKDKILLFNYSPGINQTVINYTSDRMHVDPQNPRKLQISDVQPSDAGLYSCFPFDKEWILTIAAFANSDREIQQDNIWPFYIVFSVSTVCVTVCLFCGVCLHRKWKERAASDPTESSNELAKVYKDSAHYSETITICVYTVTSSDNFSIGFKS, from the exons ATGCAGCATTTGGTGTTCATCATGTTTTGGTTGTCTTGTGCAG ATTGTACCAAGCCATTTGAGCACAATACTCAAAACCAGATgaacagaaatgtttcaaaGGGAGAGAATGTTATTTTACACTGTGATGGAAATCGGACTAGTAAATCTGAAGATATTGGCTGGCGTAAAGACAAGATTCTTCTTTTTAACTACAGCCCAGGAATAAACCAAACTGTGATCAACTACACATCAGACAGGATGCATGTTGACCCACAAAATCCAAGAAAACTACAGATATCTGATGTACAGCCTTCAGATGCAGGATTATACTCATGTTTCCCATTCGACAAGGAGTGGATATTGACTATAGCAG cTTTTGCCAATTCAGACAGAGAAATACAACAAGACAATATATGGCCATTCTACATAGTTTTTTCAGTAagcacagtgtgtgtcacagtttGTCTCTTCTGTGGCGTGTGTCTTCACAG gaaatggaaagaaagagcAGCCTCTGATCCAACTGAATCTAGCAATGAgctt GCAAAGGTATATAAAGATTCTGCCCATTACAGTGAGACGATAACTATCTGT gTCTACACCGTGACAAGCTCAGATAACTTTTCCATTGGCTTTAAATCCTGA
- the LOC113640954 gene encoding uncharacterized protein LOC113640954 isoform X2: MQHLVFIMFWLSCADCTKPFEHNTQNQMNRNVSKGENVILHCDGNRTSKSEDIGWRKDKILLFNYSPGINQTVINYTSDRMHVDPQNPRKLQISDVQPSDAGLYSCFPFDKEWILTIAAFANSDREIQQDNIWPFYIVFSVSTVCVTVCLFCGVCLHRKWKERAASDPTESSNELVYTVTSSDNFSIGFKS; the protein is encoded by the exons ATGCAGCATTTGGTGTTCATCATGTTTTGGTTGTCTTGTGCAG ATTGTACCAAGCCATTTGAGCACAATACTCAAAACCAGATgaacagaaatgtttcaaaGGGAGAGAATGTTATTTTACACTGTGATGGAAATCGGACTAGTAAATCTGAAGATATTGGCTGGCGTAAAGACAAGATTCTTCTTTTTAACTACAGCCCAGGAATAAACCAAACTGTGATCAACTACACATCAGACAGGATGCATGTTGACCCACAAAATCCAAGAAAACTACAGATATCTGATGTACAGCCTTCAGATGCAGGATTATACTCATGTTTCCCATTCGACAAGGAGTGGATATTGACTATAGCAG cTTTTGCCAATTCAGACAGAGAAATACAACAAGACAATATATGGCCATTCTACATAGTTTTTTCAGTAagcacagtgtgtgtcacagtttGTCTCTTCTGTGGCGTGTGTCTTCACAG gaaatggaaagaaagagcAGCCTCTGATCCAACTGAATCTAGCAATGAgctt gTCTACACCGTGACAAGCTCAGATAACTTTTCCATTGGCTTTAAATCCTGA